aaaattaaaaattttgataatatgtTCTTAACATCATAATAATTAAccggattaaaattaaataatattttcttaccatgTTGGAGATGTACTTGTCATCCAAACGAATAAATTAATATGCCATCgaagaattaataaaataaaatcaaagaactaagaaattaagaaaaactttggaattaaaaatttagattaaaaaatcGAGAATTGAGAATAACAAACTGAgaacaagaaaattgaaaatcaaactgtaaaagttaaaaattaaaaatcgagagttgaaaaaaaaagaaaatttgagggtttatataagaaaaaaaattttgctaGAATCCCATAGCCGTAGGATTTTTGACCATTAAGAAAAAGATAGGTTGGATAAAAAATATGTCGTACAAGGCATATTTTTACTAAActggtaaaaaaaaaatcacataaaaCACATTTTTTTGGATGAGAAGAAAACGCATTCTACGTAATACACTTTCTCTGCCAATTCAATGTGAGACGCGTTttcttgataaatttttaaaaaaaaattaacagtttttcttttctttttttccgcatatttatattaatttgccGAAGAGATGATTATCCAAATTTAAATAAAGGACATATTTATCTCAGATTTATTTTTAAGGCATGGCATACATATTTTTATAGCAAGTCATGACATGCCATACGTCAAGTCTGTTATTCACATTTACAATGTTAGCAGTCAAACTGACCAATCGGAAATCTCCATTAACCGTTTTTACAAAGAACTCAACAAGTGCACTGTTTAAGggcaattgtttttttttttttaatttttacaaaggaactttttgaccCTCAAACCGAAAATTGGTTTATAAATGCACGGAAGCTCAATTAtagcatgaattaattttgataaatatgtACAAGGTTAATTGTTATAAAAATAACTGTACAATTTCAACGGATTACAGGTCCTCCACATGCACCAATAAATGGCATGTCATTATACACTCGAAGCCTACAGAAAAACAGCTTAAACCAAACATGACTGATGTATACCAAACAGATATGCAGACTCTGACCAATAACTTCACTTTGTGCGACTAAATCAGCAAACTTACCACAACATTCGACCATTTAGTCCAATTTGTAAGCCCAACCATGTTTATCTAAGTATGCTTGGACTGCTTCCTTCATTGCCAAGTTCGGTACAAGTTGGGATTGATCAAGCGGTTCGCGTGTGATTGGATCAAATTTACCAACCTGATTTCCAGCAAGTAAATGATTGATTTTagtgttctttttctttcttgtaaaaaaaattatattgctaAACAACATCCAATATTTCCAGAGCATATCACCTTCTGAAGATGGTCAAGGATCACTGCTCTCTCATACGTAACTCCACTTGGAGTAATGACAGGATCACGGAAGATATCAAGTGTGATTTTACAACACAAGTAATCCGGCACCTGAAACTATTTATCATGTCTCCAAAACAGTACAAAAGGGCTTGTATAATTGACAATGGAAAGAACGCATTCTTACCTCACCAGGGATGTCAGCTTCACCAGCTTTCCTAAACACTTGCCTCAGAACCTCCAGTTGTTTCATATGAGAAATACCAGCCTCATCTAAGAAACCTTCTGGTTGAGAATCATCAAGAAAATGTTTTTCTCTAAGAGCAGCTTCACAAGCCTCCCTGCAACATAGAGGAAATAAATAATTGCATGAAGCAAAAATAAACATTAGGACCATTtctccatcaaaaatttccagaGAGGTAAATCATTCCCCTCGAAGCAAATGTCTTAACTCACAGGGATGACATACTTCAAACTTTGCAATTCCCACGAACGCTTGGAAGATGCATGCTCCCATAGCATGTACTTCGCTTTTGCAAGCTCCTGCCAAATCTCATCTACCATATAACCCTTTGGATTTGCACCCCTTCCAAGATCCAAAGCCTAAATAAGCAGATCAGCCTTTCTAAGTAAAGAatcaatttataaatataaaataaaggcaAGAGAACCCAATACCACTCAATAATTTGTTCAACCAAAATTTCTTACAGTGAACAACATCTttgcatgtgtatatatattccaGGAAAAAGTTTTCTTCTGCAATATTTATAAGAAGAAAGAAACTGCATGCTCAAAAAGGATCTCCAGAAAAACTTGTACATTACAAACTGCAGCATTCAGCATTTCAAAACATTATCGGTTCATAAccctaaaatattaggaacacttactACAATTACCAGACTTCAAAAGCCTGTGCCTAGTTCATTGGCTTAAAGCTTATAGGAAAATCATCAAATCTGACAAGAGTAAATCCCAAAATAGCCTCACTACATATTTTAAGGAAACCGCTTAAATCATCAATAGTTTACTCTATTGATAGTATTCATCCACTTATAAGCAAACATCTTTGAAACAGCAAAAACAAAAAGCACAGGCCAATAAGGCCTGCTCCTTGTATTATTCACAACAATAATGACAATGAAGAAAAAAGTTGCACTAATACTAGAACCACTTTTCCACCCCCTTAACATAAATGCTCATTATGGTTAACGTAGTAGACCTCAAAGTCATCCACTTATCCTCTATGTTCCATGAGCTAAGATCAAGCTTGATAAATGTAAAAGGCAGGAAAGAATCCCCCAAAATATCTGGCAACACAAATGGCAAGAAAATGTTTATTGTGCAAAATATCTTTCACAAATTATCTTCCTCGTGAAATGATATTTTTTTCCCTTATTGCTTTGACTCATCCCTATGAAGAAAtggtggaaaaaaaaaagaatagctCTCAGATATATCCTAAATCAAAATGCATTCAGTTGTCTTTTTCTTGCCAAACAACATCCCCCTTCCCTTCACAAAAATCTTTTTGTCAAGGATCCAAGTCTATATGATATACTACACCAAACGAAGCCATCATAGCAGACAAAAGTTAAACAAAAGCGAAAGATATTCTGTTTCTTATATATCATTTGTTGAAATGGGGTCCCTATGTCCTTTAAAAGTACAACCACCAAAGGAAAACCACAACATGGACCAGAATGAAGATGCATAAGACATTTACAATGAATATAAAACCCAGCAACCACCATGCAACTGTTCAATAAGAAAATAACAGGAACGTCAGTAACATGGTGAAACACACGCATGCTACATGTGATGGTGAAAAAACCACAAAAACTAATTGAATGTATTGACTTTAACAACCTTCACTAAAAGAGATTAAAAGTTTCCAAATGCAACCCTAACAAAGTTATCATTTCTGATTCTTAAGAAACAAAAAGATTTATCATGTCATATGTACCTTTTGTAGTTCCTTGACCCCTTCATCTAATTTTTGCTTCTGAAGTAAGGCAAGTCCCAACATGTAGTGTGCCTATCAAGTAACCATATGTAAGTATACCCCGTCAGTTCTAAAGGAAAAGGTATGCACAATAAGCATACACTAAGCCAAACCCCAGTTTTTGATGTTCCTAAGGGAggaacaaatgaaaatgaaaatagctAGGAAGTTAAAACTTGCAGTAAACAGGTTAGCAAGTTGGAATAAAAGAACATTACATGTGAAACCTCAAgctaataaaaatgaaaatttttaacccAGTAGATAATTCAGATTTTGCATAAAAAATGGCAAAAACAACCCACATTGCAAAATCAAGATTGATTTTACTTGGGAAAAGAAGAAACTGCCAGAAAACCATTAGATTTTGCATGGGAAATTAAGTTAAACAACCCAAGACGCATGATTATCTCAACAGTTCCAAACCAGCTTTTGATAGGTTTATAACTAAAGACTAACATAGCTAGATATTTGCCACTTTAACTTCCAGAAGTCCTTAATTTTGCTTGAACCCGTCCCCAGTTCCAACCCTACTCAGTTTCCCAATTGGCGCTTGAAAGTCGACTAAACAACTAAACTTGACTCCTTTCTTAGGAAATAATCAAAGAGTTAAGGATGACCTGAAAATGTCAGGCCGGTAGAAGCTTCAATCACCTTAATACTCGCCTAAGAACTTATTTTATTCTGCTATACATGATTTAGCATTACatccaaaaggaaaaaaacaagACAACCAAGAAGAATCAAATTTCAAGACATGGACGGGTCAGGGGTGTGTGAAATGTCATGATAATTAGGCGCACAacaaaccctaaaaatcagcataACGGAATAAGAAATGAAAGAAGATTACCTTGACAGAATTGTAGTCGAGCTGAATAGCTCGCCGGCAATCCTCTTCCACTTTCAACCAATCACTGCGTCAAACCAAGAAAAGAGACACCTTCAAAAATTTTTTCCTCTTAAGAAAAAAAGGcactatttttacataaaaattcattataaaaggATTGCGTACATACTTCCGTCTGCGATGGCAAAGAGCGCGATTCGTCCAATATACAGGAACATTGGGGCATAACGTAATCGCCTTTAAACccaaaaaattacataatttttataaaaaaatcaaaaaatttaagaAACTAATATAGCAAACAATAacaattttttctcaaaaaaaaaaaagggaggagAGGAAGATTGTAGACCTCAGTATAAGCATCGATGGCTGCCCCAAAACGATCTTTCTTGAAATAAATGTTGCCATCTTTCCTCAATTGCTCCGCTTGTTTGGCTGCCGCGCTTAATGCCGAACCtgacaccattttttttcctGAATAAAATCTGTTAACCGTGAAGCGTAAACCAACGAAATCTGcgatttgtttctttttttcctcTTGAAGTTTAACTCTACAaagaaaggattttttttttttttgaattttaaatgtgGGAAATGAAATGAAGAAGGAAGCAGCAGCGCGACTTCGAAGAGGATTCAAGATTGTTCCAGGTGAAAGCAACCTCAAACAAAGAACccttacaattttttattttttggcctTTTATTATGACTTTGGCCTTGTTTTCTTGTATGACTTATGGATTTGAGAAtcatttttctcattatttttggatattttttatattttaaagttaaatttatttatattttaaaaataattgagaatgtgataaatataaatttatttatatttatattttttaatttttaatttttaatttttattatatcttataaaatattttacatattataaaaatccacaatgtataatataattttcaaattaaaatggatttaaaaaatatatgtattcattatttgttattaaattataagtgaataataaaatatttgtatagtTAATAATCTCTTACtctaatcataaaaatattatgttgTAAGTATAAAAGTttagatttaattccatataatTTCATACTCTATATTAattatcaaaaaatattattattttattaaattaaaagtaaaataataaaatatttattttaagtttataattcacacaaatcttaaatttaatttcTGAAAACTTATGACGAAAACAATGCTTCTTAATTCTTATTCAAACTTGGACGTAATGGATAAGGTGTGTAAATGTTAAATAAGACTATcttaggcttagtttggatgggcggtgtgtttatctccggtgaggttaaaaacagtggtggcggtgagattggttactgtagcggtgagattggatactgtagcggtgagattagaaacagcggtggagtgtgtgtttggattcaaacgcagctgtagcggtgaggtgaaaataaaaaatgactattaaggacatcaaatTAGAATTGGTatataataaaagtttttaaattattttacttatataaaattattaaaatatgtaaatttataaattcatttaataaaatattaaaatttatcttccaatattttattataaatatttaaataaattatataatcaatttaaattatttattagataaaatgataataatttttaattttttatagttaaatatccTTTTATaactatgataaatattattttcgcaaatagtaacattatacttggatcaaattttgaagtatctaaacgaatgatttttaataaatatatatatagtaacataagacataacaagtttcattattactagaaattaggttatgatacaaaattacttttacaaatattgattcattaaacTATTTGCAATGGTTTCCCTTAACATTGCAATTTCAAGGTCACTTTCACTGTCAGAAGAACTCGATTCACCTCTATCAAAATGGCCTGAAGAGATTGGCATGTCGGGTATATTCTCAAATTGtcgaaaatcctcatcatttgaccaACCATGTCTTCGAATAtaattatgcaaaaccattgttgcaataactattaaaacttgcttgtCGAATGAATAGcttggaatatctcttaatattggcCATTTTTTTCCACACTCCAAAGGTTCATTCAATCACAGAGCATAACAAAGAATGGACATgattaaaaatttctttttttccagATGCTCGATGATTACCTCGATGAAagtcaggtaaatgatatcgttcccccctatatggacctagaaaacctgtcatttgtggatatcctgaatccataagataatattttcctacaaaaaagtaaatcataatatcaagtttaaaaaaaattaaaaattttaatactattttttatgtaaagattaatttaaaaaattaaagttcaacctGGTGGAGGGTGTGGAAACTTTAACTCTTGTTGTCTAAGTGCTTGCAAAAAAATTCTACtgaaatgcaaaaataaagcacatgttgaagtcacaaactaccataatattttgagttggttcacctttctgtccgatataaggtatttgacaagaaggcgaaatgcatgcttttatgtgtgttccatctatggcccctatacaatcctttaaaataaatacaagtaatgagataaaagttagaaataatttatattttaaaaatataaagattgtgtaaattttaccttaaagtgaGGCCAATATCTTGTATCATGTCGAATATGGTTCGGTACTTCCTCGAATTGACCTTTAGTGGGTTTAATCGTGTCCATTCCCATTCAAGCAAATATATGTaacatatcagtaaaaattcgactaacagtttccccagatcgttgaaatcgctctggtgcatttgaatttgattatcTAATTCCAAGAATatacaatgataatgctaacttcTCCATCGCAGATACATTCCCATGCTTTAAGCCATAATTGGTTTGCAAATCATGCAACAAgctgtgaaatatattttttggcatcctaAAACTATTCATGCAACGATCATCATGCCCATTTAATATTTCGTCCACCCACATTTGACCTGTATAATTTGAATCCATACACGGTtgcttagtgaaataagtttcatggtgtagtaatacactgcttaacacttgttcttcctcttcatgataattgttgtgctcaacttgtgtaacaattgtggctattcttcgttgagcttcttcacttaattcaggggtatcataattcatataaaaactattatacatattgttaaattcatccataacctgaaaaagtaatcaaatgaaaataaattaataacttgTGACATTCCATAcaacataaaaaattgaataaaagcatagctaaaaataccaaacataaaaaatatcatacatTAGGTTTACCTATAAAAAAGTAGATCATACATTAGTTTTGCATATAAAAAAAGTATATCATACATTAGGTTCACATATAAAAAAGTAGATCATACATTAGTTTTGCATATGAAAAAGTAgatcatacattagttttacatataaaaaagtagcatagttatattacaataataattctaaGGAGCTTGTGGTGGAGGTGATGGATGGTATGGTTGGAAGGGAAAGGAGGATGTTGCTACcaaggatgaaaatgatgcaattggattttgttcagcatactcacgtcgaagccaccaaaccctaacatctggatctaagttcaaaaacacTTCTCGTTTCACCGATATTTGGAACATTTTGATGGCAAAATAGTACAATTCAtctttttttggaatttcatctccCAAATCACACAAAGCAtccattgcatttgaaatagtatattcAGAGTGAGGAAAAACAATTTCATTCACTGACTTCCTTGGATTAGCCATACtctcacacaatttctcaatatGAGTAGCCAATGAATCtcttgatgattttctacttgaacttgatttttttcctttgcCGTGTACAACCCCAAGTGTTTCCTTTCTTCGATTAGGAGTTTCACGAGGAGGGTTTGATGGTACCTCATTAGGAAGGATACTTTCATTCTCATTACTATTTTCATCTGAATCACCAAGTCCCTCATTAGGTGTATCATCTCTCATAGGAACCCCACTTGGAAGAACACCAGACGAAGGTGCCCATGTATTCTCTCTAGTGGCTACAATGCCACCAAACATTTGCCACATTAAATCATTCAATCGtggttcaattcctttcttcttaaatcctttaaaatcaggATTTTCCTACATAAAAGTTTAAATGTTACACtcagatatttatatttgtaaattattaatttcactaaactttatgcattaaaataatgataaagttaacaCTAACCTGTATTTTTTCAGCCCACCATTCTTCGGTAGCATCGACAGTCTTTTTAGATGGACACCATCCAATACCTGTAGATTCCTTAAGCAACTCCCTCCATAACCTCCATTCCTTTTTTAATGTATCCCACTTGTTTTTCAATTgaggtttttcataatttttttgtgtttttgcttgaaaaagagcaatgacattttcccatccttttgagtttagatgagttGTTGGTCTATTACCAGCATTGACTTCATTCACTCAAAGCTCACAAAATATCAACGTCAGCTCATCATCCCAAACAGCTTTTGTTGCTAAGGTACTATCTCCCTCCACAAATTTTCGTGTCTttaccatctattattattttgattttaaatgtcaaccgacataaaaccataaatatataattagatataataatatagtttcataaaaaaattaagaataacaCATCACAAAAAGATGAAAGCCATAAGATGAACAGTAAAGAAAAATTCTCAAAGATCCATAGTAAACAATTATGAGGATATAGAAAGGATAATTGATTATCATATGCTTCATAAAATTAAACAAAGACTAATTGTACTACATAACTTGTTTTGGAAATGAATTTTAgacttaatatatcatttggtacctaagtttgacttttttttaatgtAGCAGTACCAACTTTTTAGTATGTAATTCAAGTTTtagggttaatttgataaaaattaattgcaaatattattagatttaaattttcatatttttttaataaaatcataacatttcatttcatcttcaGATATCATATAGTGACAGAACCTGCAATGCCCTTAGAGGTCAGAACTCAATAATTCTAAGAAATTACCAGAGGAGTACATCGTGTGCT
The Gossypium hirsutum isolate 1008001.06 chromosome A07, Gossypium_hirsutum_v2.1, whole genome shotgun sequence genome window above contains:
- the LOC107955225 gene encoding E3 ubiquitin-protein ligase CHIP isoform X2 is translated as MVSGSALSAAAKQAEQLRKDGNIYFKKDRFGAAIDAYTEAITLCPNVPVYWTNRALCHRRRNDWLKVEEDCRRAIQLDYNSVKAHYMLGLALLQKQKLDEGVKELQKALDLGRGANPKGYMVDEIWQELAKAKYMLWEHASSKRSWELQSLKEACEAALREKHFLDDSQPEGFLDEAGISHMKQLEVLRQVFRKAGEADIPGEVPDYLCCKITLDIFRDPVITPSGVTYERAVILDHLQKVGKFDPITREPLDQSQLVPNLAMKEAVQAYLDKHGWAYKLD
- the LOC107955225 gene encoding E3 ubiquitin-protein ligase CHIP isoform X3; the protein is MVSGSALSAAAKQAEQLRKDGNIYFKKDRFGAAIDAYTEAITLCPNVPVYWTNRALCHRRRNDWLKVEEDCRRAIQLDYNSVKALDLGRGANPKGYMVDEIWQELAKAKYMLWEHASSKRSWELQSLKEACEAALREKHFLDDSQPEGFLDEAGISHMKQLEVLRQVFRKAGEADIPGEFQVPDYLCCKITLDIFRDPVITPSGVTYERAVILDHLQKVGKFDPITREPLDQSQLVPNLAMKEAVQAYLDKHGWAYKLD
- the LOC107955225 gene encoding E3 ubiquitin-protein ligase CHIP isoform X1; its protein translation is MVSGSALSAAAKQAEQLRKDGNIYFKKDRFGAAIDAYTEAITLCPNVPVYWTNRALCHRRRNDWLKVEEDCRRAIQLDYNSVKAHYMLGLALLQKQKLDEGVKELQKALDLGRGANPKGYMVDEIWQELAKAKYMLWEHASSKRSWELQSLKEACEAALREKHFLDDSQPEGFLDEAGISHMKQLEVLRQVFRKAGEADIPGEFQVPDYLCCKITLDIFRDPVITPSGVTYERAVILDHLQKVGKFDPITREPLDQSQLVPNLAMKEAVQAYLDKHGWAYKLD
- the LOC107955225 gene encoding E3 ubiquitin-protein ligase CHIP isoform X4 encodes the protein MVSGSALSAAAKQAEQLRKDGNIYFKKDRFGAAIDAYTEAITLCPNVPVYWTNRALCHRRRNDWLKVEEDCRRAIQLDYNSVKALDLGRGANPKGYMVDEIWQELAKAKYMLWEHASSKRSWELQSLKEACEAALREKHFLDDSQPEGFLDEAGISHMKQLEVLRQVFRKAGEADIPGEVPDYLCCKITLDIFRDPVITPSGVTYERAVILDHLQKVGKFDPITREPLDQSQLVPNLAMKEAVQAYLDKHGWAYKLD
- the LOC107955227 gene encoding uncharacterized protein, which codes for MWQMFGGIVATRENTWAPSSGVLPSGVPMRDDTPNEGLGDSDENSNENESILPNEVPSNPPRETPNRRKETLGVVHGKGKKSSSSRKSSRDSLATHIEKLCESMANPRKSVNEIVFPHSEYTISNAMDALCDLGDEIPKKDELYYFAIKMFQISVKREVFLNLDPDVRVWWLRREYAEQNPIASFSSLVATSSFPFQPYHPSPPPQAP